A single region of the Mycobacterium lentiflavum genome encodes:
- a CDS encoding NUDIX hydrolase → MSDGEQAKPRRRRGRRRGRGGVGASENDADAKVTADSAANNRRRPRPARRVPERLRTVHETSAGGLVIDGIDGPMDAQVAALIGRIDRRGRMLWSLPKGHIELGETAEQTAIREVAEETGIRGSVLAALGRIDYWFVTDGRRVHKTVHHYLMRFSGGELSDEDLEVAEVAWVPMQELPSRLAYADERRLAEVANELIGKLQTDGPAALPPLPPSTPRRNPQTHSRTRHSDKPRGRKNGHGPGP, encoded by the coding sequence GTGTCGGATGGCGAACAAGCCAAACCACGTCGACGTCGGGGGCGCCGCCGCGGTCGTGGCGGTGTCGGCGCGTCCGAAAACGACGCCGACGCCAAGGTGACCGCCGACTCGGCGGCAAACAACAGGCGTCGACCGCGCCCAGCCCGCCGGGTGCCGGAGCGGCTGCGGACCGTGCATGAGACATCTGCGGGCGGCCTGGTCATCGACGGCATCGACGGCCCGATGGACGCGCAGGTCGCGGCCCTGATCGGGCGCATCGATCGGCGTGGACGGATGCTGTGGTCGTTGCCCAAGGGGCACATCGAACTCGGCGAGACGGCCGAGCAGACCGCCATTCGCGAGGTCGCCGAGGAGACCGGGATCCGCGGCAGCGTGTTGGCCGCACTCGGACGCATCGACTACTGGTTTGTCACCGACGGTCGTCGGGTGCACAAGACCGTGCACCACTATTTGATGCGCTTCTCCGGCGGGGAGTTGTCCGACGAGGACCTTGAAGTCGCCGAGGTGGCGTGGGTGCCGATGCAGGAACTGCCGTCGCGGTTGGCCTACGCCGACGAACGTCGGCTCGCCGAAGTCGCCAACGAGCTGATCGGAAAGCTGCAGACCGACGGTCCCGCCGCGCTTCCGCCGCTGCCGCCCAGCACGCCCCGGCGCAACCCGCAGACCCATTCCCGAACCCGGCATTCCGACAAGCCCCGCGGTCGTAAGAACGGTCACGGGCCGGGGCCGTGA
- a CDS encoding DUF6049 family protein: MTAPRLCWAALLRLAVVIGIVAGFAVVLTGPIGAPRAAANEPGSTPFVRVRIDQVTPDVVTTTSPAVVTVSGTVTNIGDRPVRDVMVRLEHAAAVTTSASLRTSLDGGTDQYQPAADFLTVAPELQRGQEVGFTLSAPLRSLAKASLGINQPGIYPLLVNANGTPDYGAPARLDNARFLLPVIGVPPDRADALESAVAPDTSKPVWVTMLWPLADRPRLSPGQPGGTIGVRLVDDDLASSLATGGRLDILLSAAEVATSHDVDPDGAVGRALCLAIDPDLLVTVNAMTAGYVVSNSPDGPAQQPGTPTHPGTGQAAATGWLNRLRALGRRTCVAPLPYALADLDALQRVNDPGLSAIATTSVGDIVDHILDVSSIRGATLLPDGPLTRDTVDLLSANNSTVAVAAGELVAPDPQTSSAPDAVDTAPRRLSPQVVVAPFDPAVGAALAGAGNSPSVPTYLDPSLTVRLAHDSNTARRQDALGSMLWHALDRDAPPRTQLLVPPATWNLGADDAQVILTALATTIRSGLGVPRPLPAVIGDAQAVEGGHAEPAQPLDVAAPERGRFGENVIADINGQAGRLWKLTAALSTDERTGLTGVQYTAPLREDMLRALSQSEPTDTRNGLAQQRLAVVGNTINDLYGAVTIVNPGGSYTLATEHSPLPLALHNGLAVPIKVRLQVDAPPGMTVTDVGEIELPPGYLPLRVPIEVNFTQRVAIDVTLRTPDGTRLGDPVRMSVHSNAYGKVLFAITLTAAAVLVLLAGRRLWHRFRGQPDRADLDRPDPPHHHPADTGREVGGRVDEEHRV; encoded by the coding sequence GTGACCGCGCCCCGACTCTGCTGGGCCGCCTTGTTGCGCCTTGCCGTCGTGATCGGCATCGTCGCCGGTTTTGCGGTGGTACTCACCGGCCCCATCGGCGCGCCCCGCGCCGCGGCCAACGAACCCGGATCGACGCCGTTCGTCCGCGTCCGCATCGACCAGGTGACCCCGGACGTCGTCACCACGACCAGCCCGGCGGTCGTCACTGTCAGCGGAACGGTGACCAACATCGGTGATCGCCCGGTGCGCGACGTGATGGTCCGGCTCGAACACGCCGCCGCGGTCACCACCTCGGCGAGCCTGCGCACCTCGCTGGATGGCGGCACGGATCAATACCAGCCGGCCGCCGACTTCCTCACGGTGGCACCCGAACTCCAGCGGGGCCAAGAGGTCGGTTTCACCCTGTCCGCGCCGCTGCGCTCGCTGGCCAAAGCGTCGCTCGGGATCAACCAGCCGGGTATCTATCCCCTGCTGGTCAACGCCAACGGCACCCCCGACTACGGTGCCCCCGCCCGCCTGGACAACGCGCGGTTCCTGCTGCCGGTGATCGGGGTGCCGCCCGACCGCGCCGATGCCCTGGAATCCGCGGTCGCGCCGGACACCTCGAAACCCGTGTGGGTGACCATGCTGTGGCCACTGGCCGACCGCCCCCGGTTGTCCCCGGGCCAACCGGGCGGCACCATCGGAGTCCGCCTGGTCGACGACGACCTGGCCTCCTCATTGGCCACCGGCGGCCGGCTGGACATCCTGCTGTCCGCGGCTGAGGTCGCAACCAGCCATGACGTCGACCCCGACGGCGCGGTCGGCCGCGCGCTATGCCTGGCCATCGACCCGGACCTGCTGGTGACCGTCAACGCGATGACGGCCGGCTATGTCGTGTCCAACTCCCCCGACGGGCCGGCACAACAGCCGGGCACCCCGACGCACCCCGGCACCGGGCAGGCGGCCGCGACCGGCTGGCTGAACCGGTTGCGCGCGTTGGGCAGGCGCACGTGCGTCGCCCCGCTGCCCTACGCGCTGGCCGATCTCGACGCGTTGCAGCGCGTCAACGATCCGGGCCTCAGCGCGATTGCCACGACCAGCGTCGGCGACATCGTCGACCACATTCTGGACGTCTCCTCCATCCGCGGTGCCACGCTGCTCCCGGACGGCCCGCTGACCCGCGACACGGTCGACCTGCTCAGCGCCAACAACAGCACGGTCGCGGTGGCCGCCGGCGAGCTGGTCGCCCCGGACCCGCAGACGTCGTCCGCGCCCGACGCCGTCGACACCGCACCGCGGCGGCTGTCCCCGCAGGTGGTGGTCGCGCCGTTCGACCCAGCGGTCGGTGCGGCGCTCGCCGGTGCGGGCAACAGCCCCAGCGTGCCCACCTATCTGGACCCGTCGCTGACGGTTCGGCTCGCGCACGATTCCAACACCGCGCGCCGGCAGGACGCCCTGGGCTCGATGCTGTGGCACGCGCTGGACCGAGACGCCCCGCCGCGCACCCAGCTCCTGGTTCCGCCGGCGACGTGGAACCTGGGCGCCGACGATGCGCAGGTGATCCTGACGGCGCTGGCAACGACGATCCGTTCCGGGCTAGGGGTGCCCCGGCCGCTGCCGGCGGTGATCGGCGACGCTCAAGCCGTCGAGGGGGGCCACGCCGAGCCGGCGCAACCGCTGGACGTCGCCGCCCCCGAGCGGGGCCGGTTCGGCGAGAACGTCATCGCCGACATCAACGGCCAGGCCGGCCGGTTGTGGAAACTGACCGCCGCGCTCAGCACCGACGAGCGCACCGGCCTGACCGGCGTCCAGTACACCGCTCCGCTGCGCGAAGACATGCTGCGCGCGCTGAGCCAGTCCGAACCGACCGATACCCGCAACGGGCTGGCCCAGCAACGGCTGGCGGTCGTCGGTAATACGATCAACGACCTGTACGGTGCCGTGACGATCGTCAACCCCGGCGGGTCGTACACCCTGGCCACCGAGCACAGTCCCCTGCCGTTGGCGCTGCACAACGGTCTCGCCGTGCCGATCAAGGTCCGCCTGCAGGTCGACGCCCCGCCCGGGATGACCGTGACCGACGTCGGTGAGATCGAACTGCCGCCCGGTTACCTGCCGCTGCGGGTGCCGATCGAAGTGAACTTCACCCAGCGCGTCGCGATCGACGTCACGCTGAGAACCCCGGACGGCACGCGGCTGGGCGACCCGGTGCGCATGTCGGTGCACTCCAACGCCTACGGCAAGGTGCTGTTCGCGATCACCCTGACCGCGGCGGCGGTGCTGGTGCTGCTCGCCGGGCGCCGGTTGTGGCATCGGTTCCGCGGCCAGCCCGACCGCGCCGACCTGGACCGCCCCGACCCGCCCCACCACCATCCCGCCGACACGGGGCGTGAGGTCGGCGGCCGCGTCGACGAAGAGCACCGCGTATGA
- a CDS encoding lipid II flippase MurJ, with amino-acid sequence MKPAYRRSHPQQPPPRQQPPPRPSGPPGRIPSPTGPLPPVTDLPTRRVELSDAAVVSRSWAMAFATLVSRITGFGRIVVLAAILGAALSSAFSVANQLPNLVAALVLEATFTAIFVPVLARAEQSDPDGGAAFVRRLVTVTTTLLVFATIVSVAAAPLLVRLMLGRSPQVNEPLTTAFAYLLLPQVLAYGLTSVFMAILNTRNVFGPTAWAPVVNNVVALATLAVYLVVPGELSVDPVRMGNTKLLVLGIGTTLGVYAQTAVLLVALRRERVSLRPLWGIDQRLKRFGAMAAAMVLYVLISQLGLVVGNQIASTAAASGPAIYNYTWLVLMLPFGMIGVTVLTVVMPRLSRNAAADDTEAVLADLSLATRLTLITLIPIVAFMTVGGPAIGSALFAYGHFGGVDAGYLGAAIALSAFTLIPYGLVLLQLRVFYAREQPWTPIVIILVITAVKIAGSVLAPHLTHDPQLVAGYLGLANGLGFSAGALVGYYLLRRTLLPGRGQLIGSAEVRTILVTIVASMLAGLIAHITDRLLGLAALTARGGAAGSLLRLLVLGCIMAPIMATVMVRAQVPDAVAALGAVRRRIGGRGAKPAAALESRPPDAPRGSSQPGPVTYPEQRNSSPPGVDAVQEPIRRRPADRAGDARLAKGPEVTDRPLESAASGPGSGLGSGGERPSQIARPTADDFQPDIPAGRKPEPSGPPPSEPRNGDVVRERAAESSGDDVHLVPGARIAGGRYRLLVFHGGAPPLQFWQALDTALDRQVALTFVDPDGALPEDVLQEILSRTLRLSRIDKPGIARVLDVVRNQRGGLVVAEWIRGGSLQEVADTAPSAVGAIRAMQSLAVGADAAHRNGVALSIDHPSRVRVSIDGDVVLAFPATMPDANPEDDIRGIGASLYALLVNRWPLPEFGVRSGLAPAERDASGLPVEPNSIDRDIPFQISAVAVRSIQEDGGIRSASTLLNLLQQATAVADRTEVLGPIDDSPPPEAPRTTGREYAAMVRRRRNLAIGAAAALAIIVVALLVLASIVSKIFGNVGGGLNKDELGLNGPSASSASSSPNPAAAGSIVKPTRATVFSPDGDADNPGTAGQAIDGDPTTAWATEVYTDAVPFPSFKQGEGLILQLPKPTVIGQVSIDTPSTGTKVEIRAASTASPSKLDDTTVLAPAFTLKPGHNVIPVKAGAPTSNLLVWISTLGTTSGKSQAGFSEITIQAAS; translated from the coding sequence ATGAAACCCGCCTACCGGCGATCCCATCCTCAGCAACCGCCGCCGCGGCAGCAGCCGCCACCACGGCCGTCCGGGCCGCCGGGCCGGATTCCGTCGCCGACGGGACCGCTGCCGCCAGTGACTGACCTGCCCACCCGGCGGGTGGAGCTGTCCGACGCCGCCGTGGTGTCGCGATCGTGGGCGATGGCATTCGCGACACTGGTCAGCCGGATCACCGGCTTCGGCCGGATCGTGGTGCTGGCCGCAATCCTGGGTGCGGCACTGTCCAGCGCCTTCTCGGTAGCCAATCAGCTGCCGAACCTGGTCGCCGCGCTCGTGCTGGAGGCGACCTTCACCGCGATCTTCGTGCCGGTGCTGGCACGGGCCGAACAGAGCGACCCCGACGGTGGCGCCGCGTTCGTCCGGCGCCTGGTCACGGTGACCACCACCCTGCTGGTGTTCGCCACCATCGTTTCGGTGGCGGCCGCGCCGCTGCTGGTCCGGCTGATGCTCGGTCGCAGCCCGCAGGTCAACGAGCCGCTCACCACCGCATTCGCCTACCTGCTGCTGCCGCAGGTGCTCGCCTACGGCCTCACGTCGGTCTTCATGGCAATCCTGAACACCCGCAACGTCTTTGGGCCGACGGCGTGGGCGCCGGTCGTCAACAATGTCGTCGCGCTGGCGACCCTGGCGGTGTATCTGGTCGTCCCCGGTGAGCTGTCGGTGGATCCCGTCCGGATGGGCAACACCAAGCTGTTGGTGCTCGGTATCGGTACCACGCTGGGCGTGTATGCGCAGACCGCGGTACTGCTGGTCGCGCTGCGCCGCGAGCGCGTCAGCCTGCGCCCACTGTGGGGAATCGACCAGCGGCTCAAGCGATTTGGCGCGATGGCCGCCGCGATGGTGCTCTATGTGCTGATCAGCCAGCTGGGCTTGGTGGTGGGCAACCAAATCGCCAGCACCGCGGCGGCTTCCGGCCCGGCGATCTACAACTACACCTGGCTGGTGCTGATGCTGCCGTTCGGCATGATCGGCGTCACGGTGCTGACCGTCGTGATGCCGCGCCTGAGCCGCAACGCGGCCGCCGACGACACCGAGGCGGTGCTCGCCGACTTGTCGCTGGCCACCCGGCTGACGCTGATCACGCTGATTCCGATCGTGGCGTTCATGACCGTCGGCGGGCCGGCGATCGGTAGCGCGCTGTTCGCCTACGGTCACTTCGGCGGGGTCGACGCCGGATACCTGGGCGCCGCGATCGCCTTGTCGGCGTTCACGCTGATCCCGTACGGCCTGGTGCTTCTGCAGCTGCGCGTGTTCTACGCGCGCGAGCAGCCCTGGACGCCGATCGTGATCATCCTCGTCATCACGGCCGTCAAGATCGCCGGATCGGTGCTCGCGCCGCATCTGACCCACGATCCCCAGCTGGTGGCCGGCTACCTCGGGCTGGCCAACGGGCTGGGGTTCTCCGCCGGTGCGCTCGTCGGCTACTACCTGCTGCGACGCACGCTGCTGCCGGGCCGCGGTCAGCTGATCGGGTCCGCGGAGGTGCGGACGATCCTGGTGACGATCGTCGCGTCGATGCTGGCCGGCCTGATCGCCCACATCACCGACCGGCTGTTGGGGCTGGCCGCATTGACCGCGCGCGGAGGCGCTGCTGGTTCCCTGCTGCGGCTGTTGGTGCTGGGCTGCATCATGGCGCCGATCATGGCGACGGTCATGGTTCGTGCGCAGGTCCCGGACGCGGTGGCGGCATTGGGGGCGGTCCGTCGCCGGATCGGCGGTCGCGGCGCCAAGCCGGCCGCGGCCCTGGAATCCCGGCCGCCCGATGCCCCACGGGGATCGTCTCAGCCGGGCCCGGTCACGTACCCTGAGCAGAGGAATTCGTCCCCGCCGGGGGTTGATGCGGTCCAGGAGCCGATCCGGCGCAGGCCTGCGGATCGAGCGGGCGACGCCCGGCTAGCGAAAGGACCGGAGGTGACCGACCGCCCCTTGGAGAGCGCTGCCTCGGGCCCTGGGTCCGGATTGGGTTCAGGCGGCGAGCGCCCCTCGCAAATAGCAAGGCCGACTGCCGACGACTTCCAGCCCGATATACCGGCCGGGCGCAAGCCCGAACCATCCGGGCCGCCGCCGTCGGAGCCGCGCAACGGCGATGTCGTCCGCGAACGTGCCGCGGAATCGTCGGGTGATGACGTCCACCTGGTTCCCGGCGCCCGGATCGCCGGGGGCCGGTATCGGCTACTGGTCTTCCACGGCGGTGCGCCGCCGCTGCAGTTCTGGCAGGCACTCGACACCGCGCTGGACCGGCAGGTGGCGCTGACGTTCGTCGATCCGGACGGCGCCCTGCCCGAGGACGTTCTGCAGGAGATCCTGTCCCGCACGCTGCGGCTGAGCCGGATCGACAAGCCCGGGATCGCCCGCGTGCTCGACGTCGTCCGGAACCAACGCGGCGGCCTGGTGGTTGCGGAGTGGATCCGTGGCGGCTCGTTGCAGGAGGTGGCGGACACCGCGCCCTCGGCGGTCGGCGCCATTCGGGCGATGCAGTCGTTGGCCGTTGGCGCAGACGCCGCCCACCGCAACGGGGTCGCCCTGTCGATCGACCATCCCAGCCGGGTCCGGGTCAGCATCGACGGCGATGTGGTGCTGGCCTTCCCGGCGACCATGCCCGACGCCAACCCCGAGGACGACATCCGCGGCATCGGCGCCTCGCTGTACGCCCTGCTGGTCAACCGGTGGCCGCTGCCGGAGTTCGGGGTGCGCAGCGGACTCGCGCCGGCCGAGCGGGACGCATCGGGCCTACCCGTCGAACCCAACTCCATCGATCGCGACATTCCCTTTCAGATCTCGGCGGTCGCCGTCCGCTCCATCCAAGAGGATGGCGGAATCCGCAGTGCGTCAACGCTTTTGAACCTTTTGCAACAGGCCACCGCGGTGGCCGACCGCACCGAGGTGCTGGGCCCGATCGACGACTCCCCGCCACCTGAAGCCCCGCGAACGACCGGCCGGGAGTACGCGGCGATGGTGCGACGGCGCCGCAACCTGGCGATCGGCGCCGCCGCGGCACTCGCGATCATCGTGGTCGCGTTGTTGGTGCTGGCGTCGATCGTGAGCAAGATCTTCGGCAATGTCGGCGGCGGCCTCAACAAAGACGAGCTCGGGCTCAACGGGCCGAGCGCGTCGAGCGCGTCGTCGTCGCCGAACCCCGCCGCGGCGGGCAGCATCGTCAAACCCACTCGGGCCACGGTCTTTTCGCCCGACGGCGATGCCGACAATCCGGGTACGGCCGGGCAGGCGATCGACGGCGACCCGACCACCGCCTGGGCGACCGAGGTCTATACCGATGCCGTGCCGTTCCCCAGCTTCAAGCAGGGCGAGGGGCTGATCCTGCAGCTGCCGAAACCCACGGTGATCGGCCAGGTCAGCATCGATACGCCGAGCACCGGCACCAAGGTCGAGATTCGCGCCGCGTCCACGGCCTCGCCCTCGAAGCTGGACGACACCACCGTGCTGGCCCCGGCGTTCACCCTGAAGCCCGGTCATAACGTCATCCCGGTCAAGGCCGGCGCGCCGACGTCGAACCTGCTGGTGTGGATCTCCACCTTGGGAACCACCAGCGGCAAGAGCCAGGCCGGCTTCTCGGAGATCACCATTCAAGCCGCGTCCTGA
- the sigM gene encoding RNA polymerase sigma factor SigM, whose product MGVGGFIQQERSDAELLAAHVAGDRYAFGELFGRHRRQLHRLARLTTRTPEDAEDALQDAMLSAHRGAGSFRHDAAVGSWLHRIVVNACLDRLRRSKSHRTAPLEDVYPVPDRTAQVETAMVVQRALMRLPVEQRATIVAVDMQGYSIADTAALLGVAEGTVKSRCARARVRLAHLLGYLDAGAHTAPDRPAGPH is encoded by the coding sequence GTGGGCGTCGGGGGGTTTATCCAGCAGGAACGCAGTGATGCCGAGCTGCTGGCCGCCCATGTCGCCGGTGACCGCTATGCGTTCGGCGAACTGTTCGGACGTCACCGGCGCCAGCTGCACCGCCTTGCCCGGCTGACTACCCGCACCCCCGAGGACGCCGAAGACGCACTGCAGGACGCCATGCTGTCGGCACACCGCGGCGCCGGCTCGTTTCGCCATGACGCCGCCGTCGGCAGTTGGCTGCACCGGATCGTGGTCAACGCCTGCCTGGATCGGCTGCGGCGCAGCAAATCTCACCGGACCGCGCCGCTCGAGGACGTCTATCCGGTGCCCGATCGCACGGCTCAGGTCGAAACGGCGATGGTGGTGCAACGCGCGCTGATGCGGCTTCCGGTCGAGCAACGCGCCACCATCGTGGCGGTCGACATGCAGGGCTATTCGATCGCCGACACCGCGGCGCTGCTGGGCGTCGCCGAGGGCACGGTCAAGAGCCGATGCGCCCGCGCCCGGGTGCGGCTGGCCCATCTACTCGGCTATCTGGACGCCGGCGCCCACACCGCCCCCGACCGCCCCGCCGGCCCGCATTAA
- the trxB gene encoding thioredoxin-disulfide reductase, whose product MTDTAHDKVHDVIVIGSGPAGYTAALYAARAQLAPVVFEGTSFGGALMTTTEVENYPGFRDGITGPELMDQMREQALRFGADLRMEDVESVSLDGPVKSVVTAEGETFKARAVILAMGAAARYLQVPGEQELLGRGVSACATCDGFFFRDQDIAVIGGGDSAMEEATFLTRFARSVTLVHRRDEFRASKIMLERARTNDKIKFLTNQTVVAVDGETTVTGLRLRDNITGEETTLPVTGVFVAIGHEPRSALVRDVIDVDPDGYVLVKGRTTNTTLEGVFAAGDLVDRTYRQAVTAAGSGCAAAIDAERWLAEHEETEVAGETTAAGNADDTDLIGAPR is encoded by the coding sequence ATGACCGACACCGCTCATGACAAAGTCCACGACGTCATCGTCATCGGTTCCGGTCCGGCCGGGTATACGGCAGCCCTCTACGCGGCGCGCGCACAACTGGCGCCGGTGGTCTTCGAAGGCACGTCGTTCGGCGGAGCGCTGATGACCACGACCGAGGTGGAGAACTACCCCGGCTTCCGCGACGGCATCACCGGTCCGGAGCTGATGGACCAGATGCGCGAGCAGGCGTTGCGCTTCGGGGCGGACCTGCGGATGGAAGACGTCGAATCCGTTTCGCTGGACGGGCCGGTCAAGTCCGTCGTCACCGCCGAGGGTGAGACGTTCAAGGCGCGCGCCGTCATCCTGGCCATGGGCGCTGCGGCGCGTTACCTGCAGGTCCCCGGCGAGCAGGAACTGCTGGGCCGCGGGGTCAGCGCATGTGCCACCTGTGACGGATTCTTCTTCCGCGACCAGGACATCGCCGTGATCGGCGGCGGTGACTCGGCGATGGAAGAGGCGACGTTCTTGACCCGATTCGCCCGCAGCGTGACGCTGGTGCACCGGCGCGACGAATTCCGGGCCTCCAAGATCATGCTCGAGCGGGCGCGCACCAATGACAAGATCAAGTTCCTCACCAACCAGACCGTGGTCGCGGTGGACGGCGAGACTACTGTGACGGGATTGCGGTTGCGCGACAACATAACTGGTGAAGAGACCACACTCCCAGTCACGGGTGTGTTCGTCGCGATCGGTCACGAACCACGGTCGGCTCTGGTGCGCGACGTCATCGACGTCGACCCGGACGGCTACGTACTTGTCAAGGGCCGCACCACAAACACCACACTCGAAGGTGTCTTCGCGGCCGGCGACCTGGTGGACCGCACCTACCGGCAGGCCGTCACCGCGGCGGGCAGTGGCTGCGCGGCGGCCATTGACGCCGAGCGCTGGTTGGCCGAGCACGAAGAAACGGAAGTCGCCGGCGAAACGACGGCGGCCGGAAATGCGGACGATACCGATTTGATTGGAGCACCACGATGA
- the trxA gene encoding thioredoxin gives MSDAEKAGATKEVSDASFSADVLSSNKPVLVDFWATWCGPCKMVAPVLEEIAAERSDQLTVAKLDVDANPETARDFQVVSIPTMILFKDGQPVKRIVGAKGKAALLRELSDAVPNLT, from the coding sequence ATGAGTGACGCCGAAAAAGCCGGAGCCACAAAGGAAGTCTCCGACGCTTCCTTCTCTGCGGACGTGTTATCCAGCAATAAGCCTGTGCTGGTTGACTTTTGGGCGACGTGGTGCGGACCGTGCAAGATGGTCGCGCCCGTTCTCGAAGAAATCGCGGCCGAGCGCTCGGATCAGCTGACCGTCGCGAAGCTCGACGTCGACGCTAACCCCGAGACGGCGCGCGACTTCCAGGTCGTATCGATCCCCACGATGATCCTGTTCAAGGACGGCCAACCGGTGAAGCGAATCGTCGGCGCGAAGGGCAAGGCGGCACTACTGCGCGAGCTTTCCGACGCGGTGCCCAACCTCACCTGA